One genomic window of Acomys russatus chromosome 29, mAcoRus1.1, whole genome shotgun sequence includes the following:
- the Ptafr gene encoding platelet-activating factor receptor — MEPNASSRVDSEFRYTLFPIAYTVIFILGVVANGYVLWVFARLYPSKKLNEIKIFMVNLTMADLLFLVTLPLWIVYYYNEGNWILPKFLCNLAGCLFFINTYCSVAFLGVITYNRYQAVAYPIKTAQATTRKRGISLSLVIWISIVATASYFLATDSTNVVPKKDGSGNITRCFEHYEPHSVPVLVVHVFIAFCFFLVFLLILYCNLVIIHTLLTRRMRRQRKAEVKRRALWMVCTVLAVFVICFVPHHMVQLPWTLAELGYQTNFHQAINDAHQITLCLLSTNCVLDPVIYCFLTKKFRKYLSEKLYNMRSSRKCSRATTDTCTEVIVPAN, encoded by the coding sequence ATGGAGCCAAATGCCTCCTCTCGTGTGGATTCCGAGTTCCGATACACTCTCTTTCCGATTGCTTACACTGTCATCTTCATACTGGGGGTGGTTGCCAATGGCTACGTGCTGTGGGTCTTTGCCCGCCTGTACCCTTCCAAGAAACTCAACGAGATAAAGATCTTCATGGTGAACCTCACCATGGCAGACCTGCTCTTCTTGGTCACCCTCCCGCTATGGATCGTCTACTATTACAACGAGGGCAACTGGATTCTCCCCAAATTCCTGTGCAACCTGGCTGGATGCCTCTTCTTCATCAATACCTACTGCAGTGTGGCCTTCCTGGGTGTCATCACCTATAACCGTTACCAGGCAGTGGCTTATCCCATCAAGACCGCTCAGGCCACCACCCGCAAGCGTGGCATCTCTTTGTCCCTGGTCATCTGGATATCCATCGTCGCTACTGCATCCTACTTCCTGGCCACGGACTCCACCAACGTAGTGCCTAAAAAGGACGGTTCAGGCAACATCACCCGCTGCTTTGAACACTATGAGCCACACAGTGTGCCCGTTCTTGTTGTTCATGTCTTCATcgccttctgtttcttccttgtcttcctcctcatcctctacTGCAACCTGGTCATCATCCACACGCTGCTCACGCGGCGCATGAGGCGGCAGCGTAAAGCGGAAGTGAAGCGCCGGGCCCTGTGGATGGTCTGCACCGTCTTGGCGGTATTTGTCATCTGCTTTGTGCCCCATCACATGGTCCAGCTGCCCTGGACCCTGGCAGAGTTGGGCTACCAGACCAACTTCCACCAGGCTATTAACGACGCCCATCAGAtcaccctctgcctcctcagcaccaaCTGCGTCTTAGATCCTGTCATCTACTGCTTTCTTACCAAGAAGTTCCGGAAGTACCTCAGCGAAAAGCTGTACAACATGCGCAGTAGCCGGAAGTGCTCCAGGGCCACAACTGACACATGCACTGAGGTGATAGTACCGGCTAACTAG